From the Papaver somniferum cultivar HN1 chromosome 2, ASM357369v1, whole genome shotgun sequence genome, the window TCCTTGATGAGAAGGTTTATGATAATATGCTCTACCTTGCATCTCTGGTATAGATTTTATGCAATTTATATTATTAGGTTCACAAGGATTATAAAAATTCTGAAACTTCCTACCTTTTCCATGTGGAAAAACAATCCAAGGTGCTGCCATTGGAATCGGTGGACGCTGCTGTTCACTTCTCTCATCTGATGCCTTTGCTGATGCTGATCCTGAAGCTAATTGATTGTCCATGAAAAACTATTTAGCTAGCTAGCTACTGTACAAGGGAAAGAAGCTTTAGCTGCTTAGGTATAAGTTTCTATTGCTCTTAACTCTTTACAGAAGAGAGCAGCAAGTAATTCTGCTAATTAACTGAATAGAAAAGGCAACTGGAAGTGTAAAAAGtgtagaggaggaggaggatgctTCGATTTTAAcgctgatttggggaaaatctgGAGTGGCAACACAGGGTATTTAAGAGTGTGTTATCTATTCTGGTAGGGGATGGCCGTAATGTAATAGGGCACATGGAAAATCTGGTCCAACGCTTGATCAAAGGCATTGACTCGAGCTATTTGGTTAACATAAGAGCAGCACCTGGTGGTACCTCATCTTGCCAAGAATTACCAAAACCCGTTATCGTTTTTTAGCCGCTGTCCAAAAATTTATGAACGCGCGCGTTGTAATTTCAGGGCTGTCAACATCCATGTAAGAaaaatccaacaaaacaaatgATGTAAAAAAATCCCAAAATTCCTAAACTGTCTGAaatatcttttacttttattcGTCCGAAAGCTAACAGAGCAAATAAACCATACTCATTTTTCGATACCGTCattatcttcttctacttctcttTTTTAATCTCTGTAGCATAAGAAGAAATCAGATCTACTTCATCCGTCGAGAAAAGCATCCTTCGATTTTTTATTTCCCTTCTTCTCTTTTTCAATGATTACTTATTTCAACCAATGAAACCAATTCTGACCTAAATTAGATTTACGAATTCTTCATGTCTTCATCCATAATCATCCTCCGGGTTTTCGATTTTCCCTTCTTATCTTCTTCAATGATTACTTACTTCTACCAATGAAACCAATTCTGAGCTAAATTATCTCAATTTTCTGACTTAAATCCTCTCAAACAACAAAATGGTGAAGAAGCAAACTAACCAAGAGACAAAAAGAGATGAAAAGTTAAGGAAAACAGTGAAAAAAACTCCAAAAGGTAAGAATCGTATAAACTTTGTGGTGATGGtgttaattttttttggttttttttttttgatgaaatcacgTAGGCATTAATTCTggtagttttgatgaaaccatttttggtatCATCATTTTTCCTTTGTCGAATTTGGTTCCACCAGAACTGTTGGTGTGTTGATTAATTCTggtagttttgatgaaaccatttttggtttcatcatttttcccttGTCGAACTTGGTTCCACCTGAACTGTTGGTGTGTTGATTAATTCTGGTAGTTTTGATGAAactatttttggtttcatcatttttcccttgtcgaaaTTGGTTCCACCAGAACTGTTGGTGAGTTGATTAATTCTGGTAGTTtttatgaaaccatttttggtttcatcatttttccttgTCAAATTTGGTTCCACCAGAACTGTAGGTGTGTTGATTAATTGTggtagttttgatgaaaccatttttggtttcatcatttttcccttGTCGAACTTGGTTCCACCTGAACTGCTGGTGTGTTGattaatggtttcatcatttttctcttGTCGAATTTGGTTCCATCATTACTGGTTTGGTGGTGTTGGTTAATTCTTGTCATTTGCATGAAACTATTTTTGgtcattttgatgaaaccagtattGATTTGGCAGTGTTAGTTTATTCTTGTTTTGGCTAAAATTAGTTTTGTTTTGCAGGGAAAATACGTGAAGATTCGTTTAGGTGCTCATTGACTCATTTGTGTGTGGTGACTCCTAGAATAAAGGATTTGATATAAAATAAGAGAGAGCATATGAAGGCCCTTGTAGCATGCCCATTTTGAAATTTCTACAAACCATTCTATGTAGGTGTGAAGAAGGAAGAGGAATTGAAGAAAAAATGGTAGCCGTAAAGATGATCTTAAGTACATATGACAAGCAAAGTCCACGTTTAGTACGAGATTGTTTCAAGTTAAAGAGAATAAAGAATATGATATTGCAGACCACTCCCGAGCAGTTTTCTGTAACTTTTGGTCTACAAATGATGGAGCAAGTAACTCTATCCAGAGATGAGCATTTGAGGAGAACTCATTCGTGAATGAATAATTTGGtggaaagaataagaagatgaaataTATGAACCTGATGGATAAACCATTAAAAGAATTATAAACGAGTACATACAAATTAGTGTATTGTCAAGTAGTTGTAAACTTAAATGCTTATAATAGTTTATAAAAGGTTTAAATGGTTTATGAATGGTTTCAATTATGATTGTCTCATTTATGTTTAATTAGCCCACACCATATTGTCGCAAAATGTTATGTatgttttttgatgaaaccaaagggTTCCAACATATTTTGATTCCATTGTAGcagtaaaatgatgaaaccagaaagggCATATTGCAGGTGAAACCAAAAGGAAAAGGGTCGTATCACGGCTTGGTTTAAACtcaaaattttgatatatttcaagGAATAAAACATTTTTATGTTCCAAGGGAGAAGTCCAATTACAACGAAATATTAAACTATAACAGGAAACACACCAAGGATCGTTTTTTGGCGATCGACATTTGACACAATGGTAACAAGTCATGATAATAATTCACAACACaagctaattttgacatatttggACAACTCAATAATGCACAGTTAGAAAAGcaaagatgaaaccaaaaagggttccaccctattttgcttccaaaataacagtagaactgatgaaaccaaaaagggttccaacaTATTGCAGGTGATTATTTTCACTGCCTGTATCCTCCATTTGAAGCAACTGCAAAATGGATCTTAGTCATGAACCAACCAACAACAACGAGTTCATTCCCTTCATTCTTCAACTGATTTTTACGTCACAACCCAATCactcactaccaccattaaacTCATCTTTTCAGCTTCAACATTCATCATCATACCCACACTGATGTTGCTGCCAATCTATCAAATCCACCAGCAAAATCATCTCTTCTTTATAATTTCCAGCATCAAATATCATTGTTCTTATTTCTGTCaaacccatgaatttcaacaacaacaatcaaccaAATTCATCAAAATCTCAGCTACGTCTCTGTCTACTTCAGCAATCAATTCCACCATCAGTTCCATAATAACCCCTTtaatcttcttcatcaataaATCACCCATCTTAATTTCAGATCCAATTTTGACCATAAAAATTGTAACTTTGTCACATTACGCTATCCAATTTAAAATCAATAAAGGTAATTCACCAATTAAATAATGAAACGATGAACCCTAGATAAGAAATCTACatatcttactaatataaagaaaagagacaTTTTTGGGTGGTTTTGGTGTCACACCATGGAAATATCCAAATTATCCCTCCAATAATTACACTAGCATGTAGAAGTTAGGAAGGTTATATCTGTAAAATAGACAACTAAAAGGATTAAGGGTCGAACCCCAATGAATGCAACTTTGCGATTTCACATTTCTTTGATATTTTGCCATTTCTGAAACTATCGTTTCTTCGTCTCCTCTTCAGTTTCTTTCTCCTCCTCCCCACCACCACTATCCACCTCTTTTAGTTTATCTTCTTTATCTCCTTTGAGTGTCACCACCACCAGCCGTAACCGACAACACCATAACCACCATTAAAGAAACAGAAATCCACCACTTACAGTCAAACCGTTCTTCTCTTCAAAAAAATTGTGTTCTTCCCAAATTAAAATCACacaaaatcaacatcaatagaatcACCCAAAACCAAAATCGATTACCAATTGTTTGATTAACGTTTTCCAAGTTATGCAGGTATATAATTTTTATCGATTACCCTAatttttgtattttgtttttcaaGATTACGAATCAGCAAGTGAAATTAATTGCAATTCTGCATTAAGTTTTTGCAAAACTTAACCTGATGCTctagtttttgtaattttaataTAAAGTGAAACGAGTTTCAATTCAGCATTACGCATTTAGGCAGAAACAAATGTTGGTTCTTATCCAGAATTTCTCACCATCTCTCTTCACATAGGTTGGTTAATTAATTACTTAAGTTGGTTAGTAGATTTGAATGATTTTTCTAAATAATTTCAGTGTGGTTTAGTTAATTTTCTAAATAATTTCATTGtggtttaattaattatttaattttctaaaaaaaagaaactggcctattaaaaagtaactgacggagtagtttttttttttaacaagcttACTACATTCAATTTTAGCTGAGCTGAATAGAATTTTGAAAAGGTATAGAATAGTGTTACGTAggcattttttggatttttgaatcaCCAACGAGTTCGATTTGCGAGTACAATTCCACTTTTATGTCACTGCCGCATACAGTACCTTATTCACTATTTTTGCATTCAATTTTTATACAAAGTAGTAGTGAGTTGATATCAATGCAGAAGGCAAATGGGTTGTTGCTACTGCATCGCACATCTGAAACATGACTAAAAGATGATAGAAGGTGGTACATGACCTGCAGATTGTTATGGAAGCCAGTGGAAAGATGTATATGCTTCTATATCAAGTATTATCACTCTGCATGTATATTTACTATATCCTTTTTATATCCTTTTGAGTAGGTATATTTTTTACCCAATTTTGTGAAGTCTCGACCTTGAGCATGTTATAATGTATGAAATTTACTCTGAATCATAATATATCAGCACAACAAAGTTTTGGTATGAAATTCACCTATACTTTATCTGATCGGCAATAGAGGTTTTACTAAAGTGTTTGTTGGTTGGCTCATGGGCTGACTGTTATATTTAGAAAGAGCGGCAGGCGCATCACGCGTGCATGTTATACTAGTTAGTAAAAAAGAAAACCCCATAATTGAATTTGAGAGAGGGTGGATGCCGGAGAAGGAGAAGATTGTTGCATGAATTATAGGAGATTAGAAATAGATCGAACAACTACTTCCGACGTTATTATATTATCATCCAATAtcagttttttctttttccatttcaACCAATTTGAAATCCTAAGTTCTACACAACAACTAGAATGAAGAGAATGGGAAGGAGGtactgctggtggtggtggcggggAAGAAGCGAAGGAGACGGTTAGTGAATGATCATAGAAATGGTCGTGGTTTTGATTTTAGTGGTGATGGTGCACGAGAAGGAGGAGGAGTTTCTGGTGTTGGTGGTACGAGAGAGAGACGATAAGTCTCAAATAcggagaagaataaaaaaaaagggtAGGCTGGGTATTCTTGAAAAATGAAATCGATGAAATTTgcatatttaaaaatatttggagtttttgtttcatttttcctGGATATGGTTTTCATTTAACCCAAATAATATGGCTGGTGTTGGTGGAACGTATCACCTTTGCTTtttagagtttaatatgaaaattTATTGGTAACTTCTGGaattacaaaagaaaataaaataaggttAAAATTGTCTTAAACAACCTATTTAAATCGGTAATAAGTGATGCCATGAATCCTCCAACGAACTTTGCCATTCCAGTCATGTTATTATGGCTTCAGTTTCAGCTGCATAGTTCATATCAACACCAAGCCCAACTGCAAGAACTCCAAGACAAACATAATAAAAGAGCCTAGCAAGACTAAATCATCACAGCAATTATTCATGCAACTCTTCAACCTGATGGAGTGACTTGATATCATCAGGTGGAGCTTTGTTTATAAAGTATAAAAATTCACTCTTTTACCCTTAAAAAAGACACATTTCTCAGTCTTCCATAACTCAGCTTTAGTTGTGAGAATTGCCAACAACTCCTTCACGGTCATGCTTGTACCCTTGTAGCAAGCCTTGAAATCACTCACCGGCTTTGTCTTGAAAATGTCAGCAAGCCAATTCCAACAATCCCACAGAACAATCCTAGAGAATATGATGAAGACTTTCCTCTGCATTTTTACACAAGCAGCAGCGAGAACATTTCAAAACCAACATCCACAAGTCTGTCTTGAGTATCACAGCATTGAGGATTAAGCAACTTCCAGTTCATAGCGGCCAGAATTGGCTGAACATGATTCTTCCATAAAACACCAGCTTTCCAAAGCCAGCCGTAAATTTAACGGAGAATCTGCCCATTTTGTCTGGCACCCGAACTCTCATGTTGTCTCCACCAGCAGGCTTGGTAATCTGCTCAGCGTCCACTCCGCACCTGACTAGAATGGGAAGAATAGCATCAGAGAAACTCCACTCGTTATCATCAATAATGCAACTCAGATTAGCTTGCAAATTGGCTCTCTGTGAATCAGGGATACCAAGCACGCTAGCAATACTTCCACAGCCAAACCAATTATGGAACTAAAGAGAGATGCTCTCACCATCCCCAACTATCCAACCTGTGTTCACAGCAACCTCAGAGTACACCCACCTGACACTGGCCAGAATAGAAGAATTGCGCCTGTAATCAACCAAATGAGAGCTAAAATCCATTATCACTGACAACAATATGAGTGCATAACAAAATACATATAAATACATTTTTATATAAAACCAGAAATTTAAGAACCTGTATCAAATATACCATTAAACCCAaagaaatttaccaatttttttttttttacagttaGGTCCAACAAAGTTCCCTGACAAAGAAACTTGCTGGACCTAAATATCCAGCACCAGCATATATAAGCAAAACACTGCGTACACTTTTGTACCATAAGTTATAATGAACCAACTAGTACAGGGTTTAGATGCTATGTTCGTATCGTCAGGTCTTGATTAGGACTAGCCTCTTTCCTGAGCTATGCTGGTTCCGTCAGGCTCTTGATTAGGACTTTCCTAAGACCACCCAGGCTCAATCCAAGGCGCAGCTTGAATTAGGACTAGTATCGTCAGGCTCTTGATTAAAGCTTGCCTAAGACCACCTAGGCTCGATCCAAGTGCATCTTAATCTTTCCTTCGTATTATGAAAATCTTGCGAAGAAGGTTGATTACTCCCAACATAATGATACTTACATGTATCAAGAGAATAATATAGAATTCTTTCGCCATATAATCTTGGGAAGTAGATTTTGTTCTCCATGCAACTACGTGGAGCAACTGCTGAGAAACTGGATGCATAGTTGATGAACAACACATGCTTTCCCAAACTGTTCAGTTTTACCCAGACCATCTCCGTATGATCCAATCTATAAATATCCACAGATTTTCCACTCTGTCCTAAATTCACTAGTAAAAGCTTTTTATCACACCCCACCAGATAACTTGGATAAAAACCACTGAATTGTTTCAAGGACTTCGGAAGTATTTCCCAACTGGAATCTTCTGTCATATTAAAAACTCCTAACATCCCATTATAATCTAAGCAGTAGAAAGCCTTGTCAAAGAAAACCGGGTTGTTAATACACGGCATAAAGTAGTCTTCACAGCGGCCTTCATAATCAAAGTCATGAACATCCCAATCAGTTGCACCCTTTCCCGGTTCCGTGACCAAGAAAGATATCTCATCGTAACCTACGAAGTCAAACCAATTGGAGACAGCGATCACCACACAATCGCGAGAAGTTGGTACCGACGAGAATGACATTCCACCAAGTACATGATCATCAGGTAAATCTGGAAGACAAATGATTGCTCTTGTGAAGGGATTGTAGCAAAATACAGTTTTTTTCCTGTTAGACAATAGAAGCCATCCATCTTTTGAAAAACGGATTGTAGCACCTAAAAGCAATTGATCATATAATTTCATGAGGTACTTGTCATTGTTATGCATTGGGTCTACAACTTCGCAGATGGTGTCTTCATTATCTTCAAAGATAGAAATCAGCCATGGAGATAAACATGTAGTTGTTGTGGTCCTCGTAGAAGCTGATATTCGATTCAACGCAGGGAGAACTACAGAAATTTGTTTACAGGCTAAACGAAAATGGATGGAATCCACTGGATGGAGAAATCTCGCTATCTCCTCTGTAGAATCATTATAATTAAGAAAATCCCACTGTATTAAGGCTTCTAATTCTCCTCCTCCAATATTTACCCT encodes:
- the LOC113349302 gene encoding uncharacterized protein LOC113349302 isoform X2, with protein sequence MREVKSSVHRFQWQHLGLFFRTGKVVNNQPRLENQFIKIIKLEHADFTWIGGGEEHSRYIEHWVESGNEIFKVHLNCSPRGFRKVASTHIFKLDFSSMTWVLLKSLGDHVLFLCTNMDALDLTSRKCYSTSTSCCSAADMGLERGCLFYTLLEDQTLFTFEAEDNATTVIMPCLQHPTPWFLPTWIMMPTTENKHLAGRRTRITDLLVSQDTAETSVEEEKMSRVNIGGGELEALIQWDFLNYNDSTEEIARFLHPVDSIHFRLACKQISVVLPALNRISASTRTTTTTCLSPWLISIFEDNEDTICEVVDPMHNNDKYLMKLYDQLLLGATIRFSKDGWLLLSNRKKTVFCYNPFTRAIICLPDLPDDHVLGGMSFSSVPTSRDCVVIAVSNWFDFVGYDEISFLVTEPGKGATDWDVHDFDYEGRCEDYFMPCINNPVFFDKAFYCLDYNGMLGVFNMTEDSSWEILPKSLKQFSGFYPSYLVGCDKKLLLVNLGQSGKSVDIYRLDHTEMVWVKLNSLGKHVLFINYASSFSAVAPRSCMENKIYFPRLYGERILYYSLDTCKYHYVGSNQPSSQDFHNTKERLRCTWIEPRWS
- the LOC113349302 gene encoding uncharacterized protein LOC113349302 isoform X1 translates to MHILAFCRPRDTEWRTKILFVNDPTDDYNPLSIKSLLFFGGKLYAFCKNSLEDGWVIQIDIHQKIWHQVVNNQPRLENQFIKIIKLEHADFTWIGGGEEHSRYIEHWVESGNEIFKVHLNCSPRGFRKVASTHIFKLDFSSMTWVLLKSLGDHVLFLCTNMDALDLTSRKCYSTSTSCCSAADMGLERGCLFYTLLEDQTLFTFEAEDNATTVIMPCLQHPTPWFLPTWIMMPTTENKHLAGRRTRITDLLVSQDTAETSVEEEKMSRVNIGGGELEALIQWDFLNYNDSTEEIARFLHPVDSIHFRLACKQISVVLPALNRISASTRTTTTTCLSPWLISIFEDNEDTICEVVDPMHNNDKYLMKLYDQLLLGATIRFSKDGWLLLSNRKKTVFCYNPFTRAIICLPDLPDDHVLGGMSFSSVPTSRDCVVIAVSNWFDFVGYDEISFLVTEPGKGATDWDVHDFDYEGRCEDYFMPCINNPVFFDKAFYCLDYNGMLGVFNMTEDSSWEILPKSLKQFSGFYPSYLVGCDKKLLLVNLGQSGKSVDIYRLDHTEMVWVKLNSLGKHVLFINYASSFSAVAPRSCMENKIYFPRLYGERILYYSLDTCKYHYVGSNQPSSQDFHNTKERLRCTWIEPRWS
- the LOC113349302 gene encoding uncharacterized protein LOC113349302 isoform X3 — encoded protein: MDRRSPRGFRKVASTHIFKLDFSSMTWVLLKSLGDHVLFLCTNMDALDLTSRKCYSTSTSCCSAADMGLERGCLFYTLLEDQTLFTFEAEDNATTVIMPCLQHPTPWFLPTWIMMPTTENKHLAGRRTRITDLLVSQDTAETSVEEEKMSRVNIGGGELEALIQWDFLNYNDSTEEIARFLHPVDSIHFRLACKQISVVLPALNRISASTRTTTTTCLSPWLISIFEDNEDTICEVVDPMHNNDKYLMKLYDQLLLGATIRFSKDGWLLLSNRKKTVFCYNPFTRAIICLPDLPDDHVLGGMSFSSVPTSRDCVVIAVSNWFDFVGYDEISFLVTEPGKGATDWDVHDFDYEGRCEDYFMPCINNPVFFDKAFYCLDYNGMLGVFNMTEDSSWEILPKSLKQFSGFYPSYLVGCDKKLLLVNLGQSGKSVDIYRLDHTEMVWVKLNSLGKHVLFINYASSFSAVAPRSCMENKIYFPRLYGERILYYSLDTCKYHYVGSNQPSSQDFHNTKERLRCTWIEPRWS